Proteins encoded in a region of the Leptolyngbya sp. CCY15150 genome:
- a CDS encoding class I SAM-dependent methyltransferase, translated as MVQTPINLKTAPGHQVLAAAGKQTLRPGGYGATEQLLGWANLQPGETVLELAASFGYSAIALAQRYGVRVVGIEKNPASVAQARINVEQAGLTDQVTIQEGDIFHLDQVTELFDCVLAEAILSMQSASGKAKILAGVRDRLKPGGRFLSHELLANGPNPEEIHRDLTAAIRVNAQPLSSAAWIAACQEAGLMVHHHATGPMALLDPQRIVQEEGLPTLLTLGWNMITRPVMRDRILTMRQVFRRHADHLGYVILCAQSSHLG; from the coding sequence ATGGTTCAAACCCCGATCAACCTCAAGACAGCTCCCGGTCACCAGGTTTTGGCGGCGGCGGGTAAGCAGACCTTACGCCCCGGTGGTTATGGTGCAACAGAGCAACTGCTGGGTTGGGCTAATCTACAGCCGGGTGAAACCGTTTTGGAACTAGCTGCTAGCTTTGGTTATAGTGCGATCGCTCTGGCTCAGCGCTACGGGGTGCGGGTGGTAGGGATTGAGAAAAATCCGGCCAGCGTCGCCCAGGCTCGTATCAATGTAGAACAGGCTGGGCTCACGGATCAGGTCACGATTCAAGAGGGCGATATTTTTCACCTAGATCAGGTGACGGAACTCTTTGATTGTGTTTTAGCAGAGGCAATTTTATCCATGCAGTCGGCGTCAGGCAAGGCTAAGATTTTGGCTGGGGTGCGCGATCGCCTCAAGCCGGGCGGCCGTTTTCTCAGTCATGAGTTGCTGGCCAATGGCCCCAACCCTGAGGAGATTCATCGCGACCTCACAGCCGCTATTCGGGTCAATGCCCAACCGCTTTCCAGTGCCGCCTGGATCGCTGCCTGCCAGGAAGCAGGGCTGATGGTTCACCACCACGCCACTGGCCCCATGGCCCTGCTCGATCCCCAACGCATTGTCCAAGAGGAAGGTCTGCCCACCTTACTTACTCTCGGCTGGAATATGATAACTCGTCCAGTCATGCGCGATCGCATCCTCACCATGCGCCAGGTCTTCCGTCGTCATGCCGACCACCTTGGCTATGTGATTCTCTGTGCTCAATCGTCCCATTTAGGTTAA
- a CDS encoding type II toxin-antitoxin system HicA family toxin: MGNIPVLKPQEVVRILESLGFVEVRQKGSHKQFRHPDGRATTVPFHKGRDISPRLLRQIATDINLTMEEFLESR, from the coding sequence ATGGGCAACATACCTGTTCTGAAACCACAGGAGGTAGTTCGGATATTGGAAAGTCTCGGGTTTGTTGAAGTGCGTCAAAAGGGATCACATAAGCAGTTTCGACATCCAGATGGGCGTGCAACAACCGTTCCTTTCCATAAAGGACGCGATATTTCTCCTCGCTTACTGCGACAGATTGCAACTGATATTAACTTAACAATGGAGGAATTTTTAGAGTCACGGTAA
- a CDS encoding YlcI/YnfO family protein has protein sequence MRRLTLRLPETLHQRLAQLAEGEGVSLNQYIVYALTRQAALAYGIQAVPDADVAQQQQAFQSLIKQLGQASLPEIKSVLATRETTDPEAELSADIVERLQERIRKGD, from the coding sequence ATGCGCCGATTAACCTTACGATTACCTGAAACTTTGCATCAACGGCTTGCTCAACTTGCTGAAGGTGAAGGTGTATCGCTGAATCAGTACATCGTTTATGCATTAACTCGTCAGGCAGCTCTGGCGTATGGAATTCAGGCTGTTCCCGATGCGGACGTTGCACAGCAACAGCAAGCGTTTCAATCATTGATTAAGCAATTAGGACAAGCTTCGCTGCCTGAAATTAAGTCTGTTTTAGCGACCCGTGAGACAACTGATCCAGAAGCAGAATTGAGTGCAGATATAGTTGAGCGTCTTCAAGAACGCATCCGAAAGGGAGACTAA
- a CDS encoding type II toxin-antitoxin system HicB family antitoxin: protein MNTFTAVVEKDSDTNLYVGYVPGFPGAHSQGETLDELQSNLCEVIAMLLEDGQTKFEAVFVGTQQITVA from the coding sequence ATGAACACATTTACTGCTGTTGTGGAAAAAGATTCTGACACTAACCTCTATGTTGGGTATGTTCCCGGCTTCCCTGGAGCACATTCTCAAGGTGAAACCTTGGATGAATTACAAAGCAATCTTTGTGAAGTAATAGCAATGCTACTTGAGGATGGACAAACGAAATTTGAAGCCGTATTTGTTGGAACACAACAAATTACAGTTGCATAA
- a CDS encoding DUF1993 domain-containing protein, translating into MSSQNIDSIKTIFQSRLATLEHLLTSAQTHFSEDEAFLQERIAADMLPLGTQIVFTCNQPRNFALWCDGKPMDNLDPNVLSLAHASDHIVNTKELLSSINAEDEKLSEITRIDLGQDLCITMSGSAYVHDFLMPNFYFHMVTAYDILRMVGVPIGKRDYMMHLLPFLKQV; encoded by the coding sequence ATGTCAAGTCAGAACATAGATTCCATCAAAACCATCTTCCAAAGCCGCCTAGCGACTCTTGAGCACCTCTTAACGTCAGCCCAGACACATTTCAGTGAGGATGAGGCTTTCCTGCAGGAGCGCATTGCGGCTGATATGCTTCCCTTGGGTACACAGATAGTTTTTACCTGCAATCAACCACGCAACTTTGCGTTGTGGTGTGATGGCAAGCCGATGGATAATCTAGATCCAAATGTCTTATCTCTAGCGCATGCATCCGACCATATTGTGAATACTAAGGAACTGCTTTCGAGCATTAACGCTGAAGATGAAAAGCTGAGTGAGATTACGCGCATCGATCTGGGTCAAGATCTTTGCATCACCATGTCTGGTAGCGCTTATGTACATGACTTTTTAATGCCCAATTTCTATTTCCATATGGTTACGGCTTACGATATTCTTCGCATGGTGGGTGTACCTATTGGAAAGCGAGATTACATGATGCATCTGCTTCCGTTCCTCAAGCAGGTGTAA
- a CDS encoding cupin domain-containing protein: protein MATTLITSTTTTIQLNDHLNFPDAGVLSKVIWKDAVCQSSLFCLAEGTEISEHTATRNATVQVIAGSGTLTLEGKPIALEPGVFVFMAANAPHALAAATNLAFLLTLASDC from the coding sequence ATGGCTACTACACTCATCACATCAACCACAACCACAATCCAGCTCAACGATCACCTTAACTTTCCTGATGCTGGTGTTCTCAGTAAGGTAATTTGGAAGGATGCCGTCTGTCAATCCAGCCTTTTCTGTCTGGCTGAGGGAACGGAAATCTCGGAACATACCGCTACCCGCAACGCTACGGTGCAGGTGATCGCGGGTAGCGGTACCCTTACCCTAGAGGGAAAACCTATTGCTCTGGAACCTGGCGTTTTTGTTTTCATGGCGGCTAATGCTCCCCATGCACTGGCGGCAGCGACGAACCTAGCTTTTCTGCTAACTCTAGCCTCAGATTGTTAA
- a CDS encoding GGDEF domain-containing protein produces MKPKDANKIASAKKASLGHVLRKNEKIKETVRDAASELTSVNEVLKQEEVPVEVIEQALTKNEDVEHKITKAAVDLKRVNTKLSKELADRIAIESELADAKTELAEVRVDLLESRTKEEEAQKIALQDALTGLPNRVLFEQGLDHGLIQAKRHGWKLAVLFIDIDKFKSINDSHGHDAGDHVLVTVAHRLQTFIRGEDRISRWGGDEFVCLLLEVKQEANVTSLAEKMIDRLAEPCEFNGNVFSIKVSIGIAIYPTHGETANILFKNADTAMYRAKRTKKRVVLFRESGK; encoded by the coding sequence ATGAAACCCAAAGATGCTAACAAAATCGCGTCTGCCAAGAAAGCCTCGCTTGGACATGTGCTTAGAAAAAATGAAAAAATCAAAGAAACTGTCAGAGATGCTGCCAGTGAACTCACATCAGTCAATGAAGTTCTGAAGCAAGAAGAAGTCCCTGTTGAGGTTATTGAACAGGCCCTCACTAAGAATGAAGATGTTGAACATAAGATTACAAAAGCAGCAGTTGATTTGAAGCGAGTTAACACCAAACTTTCCAAAGAGTTGGCTGACCGCATAGCTATCGAATCTGAACTCGCTGATGCGAAGACCGAGCTGGCCGAAGTACGTGTCGATTTATTAGAATCCCGCACCAAAGAAGAAGAAGCACAGAAAATTGCGCTTCAGGACGCACTCACCGGACTCCCAAACCGTGTGTTATTTGAACAGGGGCTTGACCACGGATTGATTCAGGCAAAGCGGCACGGTTGGAAACTCGCCGTCCTATTTATTGATATCGATAAATTCAAGAGTATTAATGACTCTCATGGTCATGATGCGGGAGACCATGTACTCGTGACGGTGGCACATCGTTTACAAACTTTTATCAGAGGTGAAGATAGAATCAGTCGTTGGGGGGGCGACGAATTTGTTTGCCTGTTATTGGAAGTCAAGCAAGAAGCTAACGTGACTTCCCTTGCAGAAAAGATGATAGATCGGCTTGCTGAACCCTGCGAGTTTAATGGGAATGTTTTTTCTATAAAAGTAAGTATCGGTATTGCCATATATCCCACACATGGAGAAACGGCCAACATTCTTTTCAAAAATGCTGATACTGCAATGTACAGAGCTAAGAGAACAAAGAAGCGAGTTGTGCTGTTCCGAGAATCTGGTAAATAA